A single genomic interval of Carbonactinospora thermoautotrophica harbors:
- a CDS encoding NADH-quinone oxidoreductase subunit D produces the protein MGEQRDHDFYTVAGGDWDVFAEETSVEGEERVVVNMGPQHPSTHGVLRLILTLDGETVTECRVSVGYLHTGIEKNCEYRNWTQGVTFVTRADYLAPFFNEVAYCLAVERLLGVEEQVPERASVIRVLVMELNRIASHLVAIGTAGMELGAVTVLTYGFRERELVLDLFEMITGLRMNHGYVRPGGLVQDLPPGAVEAIRDFIPLMRARLTDYENLLNANDVWLRRTKGVAYLDLTGCLALGVTGPMLRATGLPHDLRKSQPYCGYENYEFDVVTREGCDVFDRYLVRLDEMKQSLRIVEQCLDRLVPGPVMVDDPKIAWPAQLTLGADGLGNSLEHIRRIMNTSMESLIHHFRLVTEGFRVPPGQVYVAVESPRGELGCHLVSDGGNYPYRVHLRDPSFANLQALPTLAVGGMVADVIAGVASVDPVMGGVDR, from the coding sequence ATGGGTGAGCAGCGGGATCACGACTTCTACACGGTGGCCGGCGGAGACTGGGACGTCTTCGCCGAGGAGACCAGCGTGGAGGGGGAGGAGCGGGTCGTCGTCAACATGGGCCCGCAGCACCCCTCCACGCACGGTGTGCTGCGGCTGATCCTCACCCTGGACGGCGAGACGGTCACCGAGTGCCGGGTGAGCGTCGGGTACCTGCACACCGGGATCGAGAAGAACTGCGAGTACCGCAACTGGACCCAGGGGGTCACGTTCGTGACCAGGGCCGACTACCTGGCGCCGTTCTTCAACGAGGTGGCGTACTGCCTGGCCGTGGAGCGGCTGCTCGGCGTCGAGGAGCAGGTGCCGGAGCGGGCGAGCGTGATCCGGGTGCTGGTGATGGAGCTCAACCGCATCGCCTCGCACCTGGTCGCGATCGGAACGGCAGGGATGGAGCTGGGCGCGGTCACGGTGCTCACCTACGGGTTCCGTGAGCGGGAGCTGGTCCTCGACCTGTTCGAGATGATCACCGGGCTGCGGATGAACCACGGCTACGTCCGGCCCGGCGGCTTGGTGCAGGACCTGCCACCGGGCGCGGTCGAGGCGATCCGCGACTTCATCCCGCTGATGCGGGCGCGCCTCACCGATTACGAGAACCTGCTCAACGCGAACGACGTCTGGTTGCGCCGGACGAAGGGTGTGGCGTACCTGGACCTGACCGGCTGCCTCGCCCTGGGGGTGACCGGTCCGATGCTGCGTGCCACAGGCCTGCCGCACGACCTGCGCAAGAGCCAGCCGTACTGCGGCTACGAGAACTACGAGTTCGACGTGGTCACGCGGGAGGGGTGTGACGTCTTCGACCGGTACCTGGTCCGCCTGGACGAGATGAAGCAGTCGCTGCGGATCGTGGAGCAGTGCCTGGACCGGCTCGTCCCCGGTCCGGTGATGGTGGACGATCCGAAGATCGCGTGGCCGGCGCAGCTGACGCTGGGTGCGGACGGGCTGGGCAACTCGCTGGAGCACATCCGCCGCATCATGAACACCTCGATGGAGTCGCTGATCCATCACTTCAGGCTGGTGACCGAGGGGTTCCGGGTGCCGCCCGGCCAGGTGTACGTGGCGGTGGAGTCGCCGCGTGGCGAGCTCGGCTGCCACCTGGTGAGCGACGGCGGGAACTACCCGTACCGGGTCCACCTGCGGGATCCGTCGTTCGCGAACCTGCAGGCCCTGCCGACGCTGGCGGTGGGCGGCATGGTCGCCGACGTGATCGCGGGAGTCGCCTCGGTGGATCCGGTGATGGGCGGCGTGGATCGCTAG
- a CDS encoding SDR family NAD(P)-dependent oxidoreductase, giving the protein MQDQEHSRPGRRRVVAVNLLGVVHGSRATVEVMRPRGSGHILNVGSLASWVPVPGETIYAATNAPLRRYPVAGTAGTGRGGREGTR; this is encoded by the coding sequence GTGCAGGACCAGGAGCATTCGCGGCCAGGACGCCGACGGGTCGTCGCGGTGAACCTGCTCGGGGTCGTGCACGGCAGCCGGGCCACGGTCGAGGTGATGCGCCCGCGGGGCAGCGGCCACATCCTCAACGTCGGGTCGCTCGCCTCCTGGGTGCCAGTACCGGGCGAGACCATCTACGCGGCCACCAACGCGCCACTACGGCGGTACCCGGTCGCCGGCACCGCCGGCACCGGTCGAGGTGGTCGCGAGGGGACCCGATGA
- a CDS encoding SDR family NAD(P)-dependent oxidoreductase, whose amino-acid sequence MTQRGVAVVTGAAGGLGRAFCERLTARGYAVVGADLAGADERLDVTDPQACRELARRVQPDVWVNNAGVLGAGSVAEQPDAEIERVVAVNLLGVVHGSRAAVEVMRARGSGHILNVGSLASWVPVPGEVIYAATKHAVRAFTVGLAAELRGTGIRVSLLCPDGIWTPMLHDRLADPAASLSFSGRRLLNADEVAARGVALIERGSGVLTIGSLPRSRAVLCRLLGSVPELSLRLFPVFDALGRRNQRRLRVGR is encoded by the coding sequence ATGACGCAGCGAGGTGTCGCCGTGGTGACCGGGGCGGCGGGCGGGCTCGGGCGGGCCTTCTGCGAGCGGCTCACCGCCCGCGGGTACGCGGTGGTAGGCGCGGATCTGGCCGGGGCGGACGAACGGCTGGACGTGACGGACCCGCAGGCGTGCCGGGAGCTGGCCCGGCGGGTCCAGCCGGACGTGTGGGTCAACAACGCGGGTGTCCTGGGCGCCGGCTCGGTGGCCGAGCAGCCGGACGCCGAGATCGAGCGGGTCGTCGCCGTGAACCTGCTCGGGGTCGTGCACGGCAGCCGGGCCGCGGTCGAGGTGATGCGGGCGCGGGGTAGTGGCCACATCCTCAACGTCGGGTCGCTCGCCTCCTGGGTCCCGGTGCCGGGCGAGGTCATCTACGCGGCCACCAAGCACGCGGTCCGGGCGTTCACGGTGGGGCTGGCCGCCGAGCTGCGCGGCACCGGGATCCGGGTGTCGCTGCTGTGCCCGGACGGCATCTGGACCCCGATGCTGCACGACCGGCTGGCGGACCCGGCGGCGAGCCTGTCGTTCAGCGGCCGGCGGCTGCTGAACGCCGACGAGGTGGCCGCGCGCGGGGTCGCGCTCATCGAGCGCGGGAGCGGCGTGCTCACCATCGGGTCGCTTCCCCGCTCCCGCGCCGTGCTCTGCCGGCTGCTCGGCAGCGTGCCGGAGCTCTCCCTGCGGCTGTTCCCGGTGTTCGACGCGCTCGGCCGGCGCAACCAGCGGCGGCTTCGCGTGGGCCGGTAG
- a CDS encoding hydantoinase B/oxoprolinase family protein, whose amino-acid sequence MAAPGTKVDPILVEIVEGTLASVEKEVETAIARTARSPMIRDAHDFRAGIHDRRLRKLTGRSYSALVHPIVRDFPVETMRPGDVFFHNDVYLSEGGIGHLPDLCVTVPVFHEGEVVAFVQAFGHHDDIGGAVPGSMPSHARSVYEEGLMVPPIKLWDQGRPNEAALRIMTRNSRMPDSLAGDLDAECSACLMGARRLAELFARYGRQTVEACFDAIIDKTTETFRREILSKIPDGTYVWEDYAEHDGVDEPKLHVQRITLTKTPEKIVIDFTGTGPQAKGPINHCGDYADGNFLKKWLAPILRNLADTPERMAELDVNEGVVPLIEMRFPPKGTLLTPIFPAPTNARTFVILRLLGVLAGVLAKATGGRMPADQETIRYTGVYGEDENGQPYLMREVLGGGSGGRYYADGEDTIHIVPDSRNLPTEFTESRFPFLVERLGLAVDSGGPGRYRGGLGYDKHIRMLRDGHFMSIADRSILSCWGVNDGKAGRPFRVTIDPGGPNERVMEGLVDDEPVRAGEIIRIQTTGGGGWGDPLDRDVDAVVRDVRDGKVSVQGARDDYGVVIVGDRDEPKADLDATEALRVRMRAERAAARPFFDRGPGYPVLSGGKPAADVDWL is encoded by the coding sequence ATGGCCGCTCCCGGCACCAAGGTCGACCCGATCCTGGTCGAGATCGTGGAGGGCACGCTCGCCTCCGTGGAGAAGGAGGTCGAAACCGCGATCGCGCGCACGGCCCGCTCACCGATGATCCGCGACGCGCACGACTTCCGCGCCGGGATCCACGACCGGCGGCTGCGCAAGCTCACCGGCCGGTCGTACTCCGCGCTCGTGCACCCGATCGTGCGGGACTTCCCCGTCGAGACGATGCGTCCCGGGGATGTGTTCTTCCACAACGACGTGTACCTCTCCGAGGGCGGCATCGGGCACCTGCCGGACCTGTGCGTGACCGTCCCGGTCTTCCACGAGGGCGAGGTCGTCGCGTTCGTGCAGGCGTTCGGCCACCACGACGACATCGGCGGCGCGGTCCCCGGCTCGATGCCCTCGCATGCGCGCAGCGTGTACGAGGAGGGCCTCATGGTCCCGCCGATCAAGCTGTGGGACCAGGGCCGGCCCAACGAGGCCGCGCTGCGGATCATGACCCGCAACTCGCGCATGCCCGACTCCCTCGCCGGTGACCTGGACGCGGAGTGCTCGGCCTGCCTGATGGGCGCCCGGCGCCTGGCGGAGCTGTTCGCCCGGTACGGGCGACAGACCGTCGAGGCGTGCTTCGACGCGATCATCGACAAGACCACCGAGACGTTCCGTCGGGAGATCCTGAGCAAGATCCCGGACGGCACGTACGTGTGGGAGGACTACGCCGAGCACGACGGGGTCGACGAGCCCAAGCTGCACGTCCAGCGGATCACGCTGACCAAGACGCCGGAGAAGATCGTCATCGACTTCACCGGCACCGGTCCGCAGGCCAAGGGCCCGATCAACCACTGCGGGGACTACGCGGACGGCAACTTCCTCAAAAAGTGGCTCGCGCCGATCCTGCGCAACCTCGCCGACACGCCCGAGCGCATGGCCGAACTGGACGTCAACGAGGGCGTGGTGCCGCTGATCGAGATGAGGTTCCCGCCCAAGGGGACGCTGCTCACCCCGATCTTCCCCGCCCCCACCAACGCCCGGACGTTCGTCATCCTGCGGCTGCTCGGCGTGCTGGCCGGCGTGCTCGCCAAGGCCACCGGCGGGCGGATGCCGGCCGACCAGGAGACCATCCGGTACACCGGGGTGTACGGGGAGGACGAGAACGGCCAGCCGTACCTGATGCGCGAGGTGCTGGGCGGGGGCTCCGGCGGCCGGTACTACGCCGACGGCGAGGACACCATCCACATCGTCCCGGACTCCCGCAACCTGCCGACCGAGTTCACCGAGTCCCGCTTCCCGTTCCTCGTCGAGCGGCTGGGCCTTGCGGTGGACTCCGGCGGCCCCGGCCGGTACCGCGGCGGGCTCGGCTACGACAAGCACATCCGCATGCTGCGCGACGGGCACTTCATGTCCATCGCCGACCGGTCGATCCTCTCCTGCTGGGGCGTGAACGACGGCAAGGCCGGGCGGCCCTTCCGGGTCACCATCGACCCGGGCGGCCCGAACGAGCGGGTCATGGAGGGCCTGGTCGACGACGAGCCGGTCCGCGCCGGGGAGATCATCCGCATCCAGACCACCGGGGGCGGCGGCTGGGGCGACCCGCTCGACCGGGACGTGGACGCGGTGGTGCGTGACGTCCGCGACGGCAAGGTGTCCGTGCAGGGCGCGCGCGACGACTACGGCGTGGTCATCGTCGGCGACCGCGACGAGCCCAAGGCCGACCTGGACGCGACCGAGGCGCTGCGCGTCCGGATGCGCGCCGAGCGCGCGGCGGCGCGGCCGTTCTTCGACCGCGGCCCGGGCTACCCGGTGCTGTCCGGCGGCAAGCCCGCCGCCGACGTGGACTGGCTTTGA
- a CDS encoding GntR family transcriptional regulator: protein MAAKYEQIANDIRGRIIRGELQPGERLPSERELAERWGVNRLTVTAAYRQLRAEGLVESRQGEGTFVRERPPVHVSLRERYEHSRQAGFIYRPGEYAEILSADVVPAPEDVAGVLGVEPGADVIRRVRVTYEGDTPATMSTSWHPGELAEACPRLLATQRIREGSPRYIETATGRRAATIRQWSLARLATPEERERLSLDDPAAVSEVHGVLSDAEGRPLEYGVSIAGGGRVLYSEERSLA, encoded by the coding sequence ATGGCAGCGAAGTACGAGCAGATCGCAAACGACATCCGCGGTCGCATCATCCGAGGTGAACTCCAGCCCGGCGAGCGTCTGCCGTCCGAGCGTGAGCTCGCCGAACGGTGGGGAGTGAACCGGCTGACCGTCACAGCGGCATACCGGCAACTGCGTGCCGAGGGGCTTGTTGAATCCCGCCAGGGTGAAGGCACGTTCGTCCGGGAACGGCCGCCGGTGCATGTGTCACTGCGTGAACGCTACGAGCACAGCAGGCAAGCCGGCTTCATCTACCGGCCAGGCGAGTACGCGGAGATCCTGAGCGCTGACGTGGTGCCAGCACCGGAAGACGTGGCCGGTGTCCTGGGAGTCGAGCCGGGCGCTGACGTGATCCGCCGCGTGCGTGTCACCTACGAGGGAGACACGCCGGCCACGATGTCGACGAGCTGGCATCCTGGCGAGCTCGCCGAAGCATGCCCGCGTCTCTTGGCGACGCAGAGGATCAGGGAGGGGTCCCCTCGCTACATCGAAACCGCGACGGGGCGGCGCGCGGCGACCATCCGGCAGTGGTCGCTCGCGCGCCTGGCCACGCCCGAGGAACGGGAACGGTTGAGCTTGGATGATCCGGCCGCCGTGTCGGAGGTACACGGCGTGTTGTCGGACGCCGAGGGTCGCCCGCTGGAGTACGGCGTTTCCATCGCTGGCGGTGGCCGCGTGCTGTACTCGGAGGAGCGTTCGCTGGCCTGA